From Xylanibacter oryzae DSM 17970, a single genomic window includes:
- a CDS encoding sialate O-acetylesterase, with protein MHKQFLIISAFAAIALSAQAKVTLPHLISDNMILQQNSDARLWGTDEPDKIVNVSVSWSNDTYNTTTGKDGKWLVKVKTPAAGFTPYSITFDDGEKTVVNNVLSGEVWVCAGQSNMEMPVKGFFNCPLEDYNSVVLDAANSKGVHFVKIPSVMSETPLDDAKCEWKICDSNTVGDASATGYFFARLVSRTLNIPIGLVEANKGGTRVESWLNRENLKKYTKEDLNINHIKANFQGDYLYPLLWGNGTFNPILNYTVKGILFYQGCSNVGDPGDQYSQRLALLVKQWRESFGLGEIPFYFVQIAPYYYENNVNGDQGARLREQQLKAAGIISNSAIVGTNDAVYPYETQQIHPCQKKKVGERLGFLALNKQYGMKQLITDAPTYKSMKISNDTVYVQLENLAGGVSRYEDIKGFELAGTDKVFHKANTYYLWTKGLIITCPEVKKPVAVRYCFRNFEIGNLSNMGGLPLFPFRTDNW; from the coding sequence ATGGGGTACCGATGAGCCTGATAAAATTGTAAATGTTTCTGTATCTTGGTCTAACGATACTTATAATACCACTACCGGCAAAGACGGTAAATGGTTAGTTAAGGTAAAAACTCCCGCAGCAGGATTTACGCCCTACTCTATTACTTTCGATGATGGCGAGAAGACTGTAGTTAATAATGTCTTGTCTGGCGAGGTATGGGTATGTGCCGGACAAAGTAATATGGAAATGCCGGTAAAGGGATTCTTTAATTGTCCACTTGAAGATTATAATAGCGTCGTGCTAGATGCAGCAAACTCAAAAGGAGTGCATTTTGTAAAGATTCCTAGTGTGATGAGCGAAACGCCTCTTGATGATGCCAAATGCGAATGGAAAATTTGCGACAGCAATACTGTAGGTGATGCCAGTGCCACAGGTTATTTTTTCGCAAGACTAGTTAGTCGTACACTCAACATCCCTATTGGATTGGTAGAAGCTAATAAAGGCGGTACGCGCGTGGAAAGTTGGTTAAACCGTGAAAATCTGAAGAAATACACTAAAGAAGATCTTAACATAAACCATATAAAGGCTAATTTCCAAGGAGATTATCTATACCCTCTGCTCTGGGGTAACGGTACATTTAATCCGATTCTAAACTATACCGTTAAGGGTATACTGTTCTACCAAGGTTGCTCTAACGTAGGTGATCCCGGTGATCAATACTCACAGCGTCTTGCATTGTTAGTAAAACAGTGGCGTGAAAGTTTCGGACTAGGTGAAATTCCATTCTATTTTGTACAGATTGCCCCTTATTATTATGAAAACAATGTAAACGGTGATCAAGGTGCTAGATTGCGCGAGCAACAATTAAAGGCTGCCGGCATAATATCCAATAGTGCTATAGTAGGTACTAATGATGCTGTATATCCTTATGAGACTCAGCAGATTCATCCATGTCAAAAAAAGAAAGTCGGAGAGCGTCTTGGTTTTTTGGCTCTAAACAAACAATATGGAATGAAACAACTGATAACTGATGCACCTACTTACAAAAGCATGAAGATAAGCAATGACACAGTTTACGTACAGTTGGAGAATCTGGCTGGAGGAGTAAGCCGTTACGAAGATATTAAAGGATTTGAATTGGCTGGAACAGACAAGGTATTCCACAAAGCAAACACTTACTATCTCTGGACTAAGGGATTGATAATAACATGTCCGGAAGTAAAAAAGCCAGTAGCTGTACGTTATTGTTTCAGGAACTTTGAGATTGGCAATTTATCCAATATGGGTGGCTTGCCATTATTCCCTTTCCGTACAGACAATTGGTAA
- a CDS encoding DUF4252 domain-containing protein codes for MKRALCLLLLTCVTIFATATGNQDFASKYMQICKGDTAVHCITVSPKMMAQMLKSGTHHKEDLKPLIKKLKSARIITTSQHGEGYFQIADELLKKNSSRFKNDGNYRNSHSYGSFFVRKVKGQTVELILLHANVKAKKFILINLTGKIDDEFKRYISMLSL; via the coding sequence ATGAAACGCGCTCTTTGTTTACTGTTACTAACTTGTGTAACAATTTTCGCTACTGCAACAGGCAATCAGGATTTTGCATCTAAATATATGCAGATTTGTAAGGGAGACACCGCGGTACACTGTATAACAGTGAGTCCTAAGATGATGGCCCAGATGCTTAAAAGTGGCACGCACCACAAAGAGGATTTAAAACCTCTTATAAAGAAATTAAAGAGTGCGCGAATTATAACGACAAGTCAACATGGTGAAGGATATTTTCAAATAGCTGATGAATTGCTAAAGAAAAACTCAAGTCGTTTCAAGAACGACGGGAACTATCGTAATAGTCATTCATATGGTTCTTTCTTTGTAAGAAAAGTAAAAGGACAGACAGTGGAACTTATTCTATTGCATGCCAATGTAAAGGCAAAGAAGTTCATACTTATAAACCTCACGGGCAAAATTGACGATGAATTCAAAAGATATATTTCTATGCTTTCTCTATAA
- a CDS encoding HAD family hydrolase: MQKKLKNIVFDLGGVLVGLDKQRCVDAFYKSGLDDIAYYVDEFRTEDMFHELEIGNIDTHEFCNEVRKITKRDIGDDIICWAWNQLLTDIKQNKIKKMIELSEHYRLFLLSNTNPIHWKKCLEDLFPYDGYGVCDYFEHTFLSYQMHVVKPCDEIFEVMMERGGMNPEETLFLDDSKANCDAAAQLKIKTYNVVANSDWTAYIDKILDRYE, translated from the coding sequence ATGCAGAAGAAATTAAAAAATATAGTATTTGATTTGGGAGGAGTGTTAGTAGGCCTTGACAAACAGAGGTGTGTCGATGCTTTCTACAAGTCAGGACTTGATGATATTGCATATTATGTGGATGAGTTCAGAACGGAAGATATGTTTCATGAATTGGAAATAGGCAACATTGATACACATGAATTTTGCAATGAGGTTAGAAAAATTACCAAAAGGGATATTGGAGATGATATTATATGTTGGGCATGGAACCAGCTCCTGACAGATATCAAACAAAATAAAATAAAAAAAATGATTGAACTTAGTGAACATTATAGATTATTTCTTTTAAGCAATACAAATCCTATACATTGGAAAAAATGTTTAGAGGATTTATTTCCTTATGATGGATATGGGGTATGTGATTATTTCGAACATACATTCCTTTCTTATCAAATGCATGTCGTTAAACCTTGTGATGAAATATTTGAGGTGATGATGGAACGTGGTGGAATGAATCCGGAAGAAACTTTGTTTCTTGATGATTCAAAAGCAAACTGTGATGCTGCAGCCCAGCTTAAAATTAAAACATATAATGTAGTTGCTAACAGTGATTGGACTGCATATATAGATAAAATACTAGATAGGTATGAATAA
- a CDS encoding NUDIX hydrolase, giving the protein MHPLEKFKYCPICGSSHFEIKNEKSKLCSNCGFSYYMNPSSATVALIFNDKKELLVVRRGKEPAKGTLDLPGGFVDMHETGEEGIIREVKEETGLIVAQAKYIFSIPNIYLYSGIEIHTLDMFFECQVNDVSEIKAMDDAAEYQWIAIKDIHTEQFGLRSIRAGLLKYIKQD; this is encoded by the coding sequence ATGCATCCATTAGAAAAATTTAAATACTGCCCAATATGTGGCAGTTCTCATTTCGAAATAAAAAACGAAAAAAGCAAATTGTGTAGCAACTGCGGATTCTCATATTATATGAATCCCAGTTCTGCCACAGTAGCATTAATATTTAACGACAAGAAAGAACTTCTCGTTGTAAGGCGTGGCAAAGAACCCGCAAAAGGTACGTTAGATCTTCCCGGAGGCTTTGTTGATATGCATGAGACAGGAGAAGAAGGCATCATTAGAGAGGTCAAAGAAGAAACAGGACTTATTGTGGCTCAAGCTAAATATATTTTCAGTATACCGAACATATATCTTTATTCCGGGATAGAGATACATACCCTTGACATGTTTTTTGAATGTCAGGTGAATGATGTCTCTGAAATTAAAGCAATGGATGATGCAGCCGAATATCAATGGATAGCAATAAAAGACATTCATACAGAACAATTCGGACTCAGATCAATACGTGCCGGACTACTTAAATATATCAAACAAGACTAA
- a CDS encoding shikimate kinase, with amino-acid sequence MVRIIIVGYMGSGKTTVGKALAQDMNITFYDLDWYIENRMHKTVSQIFAEKGEEGFRMIEHNMLHEVAEFEDVIISCGGGTPCFFDNMEYMNRQGDTIFLKATTEVLYGHLKMGKTERPLLKNKSAEEMQTFINEQLTKREPFYNKAKYTLDVNLLDNYEKIKISVERIRKLINI; translated from the coding sequence ATGGTTAGAATCATTATTGTCGGATATATGGGGTCCGGGAAAACTACTGTAGGAAAAGCTCTTGCGCAAGACATGAACATTACTTTCTATGATCTGGACTGGTACATAGAAAACAGAATGCATAAAACGGTAAGTCAGATCTTTGCCGAAAAAGGCGAAGAAGGCTTCAGGATGATTGAACATAACATGCTACATGAAGTTGCTGAATTCGAAGATGTAATAATCAGTTGTGGTGGAGGTACACCTTGTTTCTTTGACAATATGGAATATATGAATAGACAGGGGGATACAATATTTCTAAAAGCAACAACAGAAGTGCTTTATGGACATCTAAAGATGGGAAAGACCGAGCGTCCTCTACTAAAGAATAAGTCTGCCGAGGAAATGCAAACATTTATAAATGAGCAGTTGACAAAAAGAGAACCTTTTTATAACAAGGCAAAGTACACACTTGATGTAAACTTGCTTGACAACTACGAAAAGATTAAAATCTCGGTAGAAAGAATACGTAAACTAATTAATATTTAA
- the speA gene encoding biosynthetic arginine decarboxylase, producing MKKWTIEDSKELYNINGWGTSYFGINEKGDVYVSPCKDNAQIDLRDVMDDLSLRDVTAPVLLRFPDILDNRIERTSSCFKRAAEEYHYKGENFIIYPIKVNQMQPVVEEIITHGRKFNLGLEAGSKPELHAVIAVQCQSDALIICNGYKDQSYIELALLAQKMGKRIFIVVEKLNELEIIAREAKKLNVRPNLGIRIKLASAGSGKWEESGGDASKFGLTSSELLEALDILENKGMKDCLRLIHFHIGSQITKIRRIQTALREASQFYIQLHKMGCNVDFVDCGGGLGVDYDGTRSSSSESSVNYSIQEYVNDCIYTFVEASDHNDIPHPNIITESGRSLAAHHSVLIIDVLETASLPEMDEEYEPDENSHQLVKDLYEIWDNLNPRTMMEDFHDAEQIREEALDLFSHGIVDLKTRAEIERMYWSVCREINSLAKQMKHSPEELANMDKLLADKYFCNFSLFQSLPDSWAIDQLFPIMPIQRLDERPNRSATLQDITCDSDGKITNFVTNRNISHILPIHSLRKNEPYYLGVFLVGAYQEILGDMHNLFGDTTAVHISVKDGGYSIDQVIDGETVAEVLDYVQYDPKKLVRQLEIWVTKSVKQGKISLEEGKEFLSNYRSGLYGYTYLEQ from the coding sequence ATGAAAAAATGGACCATTGAAGATTCGAAAGAGCTCTACAACATAAACGGTTGGGGTACTTCTTATTTTGGCATCAACGAAAAGGGAGATGTCTATGTTTCACCGTGCAAGGATAATGCACAGATAGACTTGCGCGATGTAATGGATGATCTGTCTCTGCGTGATGTCACAGCTCCTGTTCTTCTGCGTTTTCCTGACATTCTTGATAATCGTATCGAGAGAACTAGTAGTTGCTTTAAAAGAGCAGCGGAGGAATATCATTATAAGGGTGAAAATTTTATAATCTATCCCATCAAGGTTAATCAAATGCAACCTGTAGTTGAGGAGATAATAACGCACGGTCGTAAATTTAACCTAGGACTGGAGGCTGGTTCAAAACCTGAATTGCATGCTGTAATTGCAGTGCAATGTCAAAGCGACGCCCTTATTATATGTAATGGTTATAAAGACCAGAGTTATATTGAGCTCGCTCTTCTTGCTCAAAAAATGGGTAAAAGAATTTTTATTGTAGTAGAGAAACTTAATGAACTTGAAATAATTGCACGCGAGGCTAAAAAGCTTAACGTGAGACCAAACCTCGGAATACGCATTAAACTGGCATCTGCCGGTAGCGGAAAATGGGAAGAGAGCGGAGGAGACGCTAGCAAATTCGGACTTACAAGCAGTGAACTGCTAGAGGCTCTTGATATTCTTGAGAATAAAGGCATGAAAGATTGCCTGCGACTTATACATTTCCATATTGGTAGTCAGATAACAAAGATACGCCGCATACAGACAGCTTTGAGAGAAGCTTCACAATTCTATATCCAACTACATAAAATGGGTTGTAACGTTGATTTCGTGGATTGCGGAGGCGGACTTGGCGTAGATTACGACGGAACCAGATCATCAAGCAGTGAGAGCTCTGTAAACTACTCTATTCAAGAATATGTAAACGACTGTATTTATACTTTTGTAGAAGCATCCGATCATAATGATATACCACACCCTAACATTATCACAGAGAGCGGAAGATCTCTTGCCGCACATCACTCCGTGCTAATAATAGATGTTCTGGAAACAGCATCATTGCCTGAGATGGATGAAGAATATGAGCCAGATGAAAATAGTCATCAACTGGTTAAGGATCTGTACGAAATATGGGATAATCTTAACCCACGAACAATGATGGAAGATTTCCATGACGCAGAACAAATACGTGAAGAAGCACTTGACTTGTTCAGTCATGGTATTGTAGACCTTAAGACTCGTGCAGAAATAGAAAGGATGTACTGGAGTGTATGCCGTGAGATTAACTCACTTGCTAAACAAATGAAGCACTCACCCGAGGAACTTGCAAATATGGATAAGCTTCTGGCTGATAAATATTTTTGCAACTTCTCATTGTTCCAGTCCCTACCCGATTCGTGGGCTATTGACCAGTTATTCCCTATAATGCCAATACAGCGTCTTGATGAACGCCCCAACCGTAGTGCCACATTACAGGATATCACTTGTGACAGCGATGGCAAAATAACAAATTTTGTTACTAACCGTAATATATCACATATCCTGCCTATACATTCACTACGCAAAAATGAACCATATTATTTAGGAGTCTTTTTGGTTGGTGCCTATCAAGAAATACTTGGAGATATGCACAACTTGTTTGGCGACACCACAGCAGTACATATAAGTGTCAAGGACGGTGGATATAGTATTGATCAGGTTATTGATGGAGAAACTGTTGCAGAAGTACTTGATTACGTACAATACGACCCTAAGAAATTGGTTAGACAATTAGAAATATGGGTTACGAAAAGCGTAAAACAAGGTAAAATATCGCTAGAAGAGGGAAAGGAATTCTTAAGTAATTACCGTTCCGGACTATACGGATATACTTATTTAGAACAATAA
- a CDS encoding RNA polymerase sigma factor, which translates to MKNISFRNDVLPLKDELYRLALRITLNNAEAEDIVQETMIKVWNKRDSWDTIDSIEAFCLTICRNLALDKNKRMDNKNSSLEDTGGDSPDDSYASNPEERAEQRDRVKLVRDLINDLPEKQKSVMQLRDFEDKSYKEIAEILGISEEQVKVNIFRARQAIKQKYIETENYGL; encoded by the coding sequence ATGAAAAATATCAGTTTTCGGAACGATGTATTGCCTTTAAAAGATGAACTTTATAGGCTTGCTCTCCGTATTACTCTTAATAATGCGGAAGCTGAAGACATTGTACAGGAGACAATGATAAAAGTCTGGAATAAACGCGACAGTTGGGACACCATAGATTCGATAGAAGCATTCTGTCTCACAATATGTCGAAATCTTGCCCTTGACAAGAACAAGAGGATGGATAATAAGAATTCTTCACTCGAAGATACCGGGGGAGATTCACCAGACGACTCATACGCCTCAAACCCAGAAGAGCGGGCAGAACAACGTGACAGAGTAAAATTAGTAAGAGATTTAATAAACGATCTGCCAGAAAAACAAAAAAGTGTAATGCAACTCAGGGATTTTGAGGACAAAAGTTATAAAGAAATTGCAGAAATACTTGGAATAAGTGAAGAACAGGTTAAAGTAAACATATTCAGAGCACGCCAAGCAATCAAACAAAAATATATAGAAACAGAAAACTATGGATTATAA
- a CDS encoding CPBP family intramembrane glutamic endopeptidase, with product MKKAIIYLVTFVALQLFVALLVKLGFMLFGNSKAAMDTTTLIITQASVSVLTIVVFLWTKWGVVSRDYLLSKPYFTLFWCVLASLGAIIPSTWIQEQMPALPNILEQQFDMILKDRMGYLVIGLLAPFAEELVFRGAILKALLGWSKNHWYAIAISALVFALVHGNPAQMPHAFVIGLLLGWMYYRTDSIVPSVAFHWVNNTVAYILYNIMPNPNAKLIEVFNGNSKTVLLSIVFSLFILVPSIYQLNMRLKKAK from the coding sequence ATGAAAAAAGCGATAATTTATTTAGTGACTTTCGTTGCATTGCAATTATTTGTTGCTTTGCTTGTCAAACTTGGGTTTATGCTTTTCGGTAATTCGAAGGCAGCTATGGATACAACCACCCTTATTATTACTCAGGCATCGGTAAGTGTATTAACTATCGTAGTGTTTTTGTGGACAAAATGGGGTGTCGTTTCAAGAGATTATCTTCTTAGTAAGCCATACTTCACACTCTTCTGGTGTGTATTGGCCTCTTTAGGTGCAATAATACCTTCTACATGGATTCAAGAGCAAATGCCTGCATTGCCTAATATCTTAGAACAGCAGTTTGACATGATTCTGAAAGACCGTATGGGGTATTTAGTAATAGGATTGCTGGCACCTTTCGCCGAGGAACTCGTATTTCGTGGTGCTATACTGAAGGCACTCTTAGGCTGGTCAAAGAACCACTGGTATGCAATTGCAATTTCAGCATTAGTGTTTGCTTTGGTTCATGGTAATCCTGCCCAGATGCCACATGCATTTGTAATAGGACTGCTGCTTGGATGGATGTATTATCGTACAGATAGCATAGTACCAAGTGTGGCATTCCATTGGGTTAATAATACAGTCGCTTATATACTGTATAATATAATGCCAAATCCTAATGCCAAATTGATAGAGGTATTTAATGGTAACAGTAAGACTGTGTTGCTTAGTATTGTGTTCTCATTGTTTATATTGGTACCTTCAATATATCAGTTGAATATGAGATTGAAAAAGGCAAAATAA
- a CDS encoding bifunctional riboflavin kinase/FAD synthetase, producing the protein MNKIFLGEETKLKPCVATVGFFDGVHKGHQFLIKNIIDEAKRNNIESTIITFDKHPREVLHSDYQPNMLSTYDEKLVMLSLTGIDNCVTIPFDLEMANLSARDFMGEILRDRLNVKTFIIGYDNRFGHYNDNEGFDDYVNYGKELCINVIKAQPYIMHGVSVSSSVIRTFVSEGEVEMAAQCLGRPYNIFGRVTSGFGEGHKLGFPTANIDTMGISKIIPAGGVYAVKIRIEGSIEMKHAMMNIGTRPTFNGDKTTLEVNIFNFDEDIYGKKVSVSFFHRLRSEKKFNNIDELVKQLKEDEISVKEQFKKDIEG; encoded by the coding sequence ATGAATAAGATTTTTTTAGGAGAGGAAACAAAATTAAAACCTTGTGTTGCTACTGTTGGATTCTTTGATGGAGTTCATAAGGGACATCAGTTTCTTATTAAAAATATAATAGATGAGGCTAAACGCAATAATATTGAATCTACTATAATTACATTCGATAAGCATCCAAGAGAAGTGTTGCATAGTGATTATCAGCCTAATATGTTGAGTACATATGATGAGAAATTAGTAATGCTTTCTCTAACAGGTATTGATAATTGTGTGACTATCCCATTTGACTTGGAGATGGCTAATCTTTCAGCTCGCGATTTTATGGGGGAAATATTACGCGACCGTTTAAATGTAAAGACCTTTATCATAGGATACGACAATCGTTTCGGCCATTATAATGATAATGAAGGATTTGATGACTATGTAAATTACGGTAAAGAACTTTGTATAAATGTAATAAAGGCACAGCCATATATAATGCATGGGGTGAGTGTAAGTTCATCAGTTATACGAACATTTGTATCTGAAGGAGAAGTCGAGATGGCGGCTCAATGCCTTGGTCGTCCATATAATATTTTTGGGCGTGTAACAAGTGGTTTTGGAGAAGGGCATAAATTGGGGTTTCCTACGGCCAATATTGATACTATGGGTATAAGTAAAATCATACCTGCCGGAGGAGTGTATGCTGTAAAGATAAGGATAGAAGGTAGTATTGAGATGAAACATGCCATGATGAATATCGGTACGCGTCCGACATTCAATGGTGATAAAACAACATTGGAGGTTAATATATTTAATTTTGATGAGGATATATATGGTAAGAAGGTTTCAGTGTCATTCTTTCATCGCTTAAGGTCTGAAAAGAAATTCAATAATATAGACGAACTGGTAAAACAGTTAAAAGAGGATGAAATATCAGTTAAAGAACAATTTAAAAAAGATATAGAAGGATGA
- the topA gene encoding type I DNA topoisomerase: MQKNLVIVESPAKAKTIEKFLGEDYKVMSSYGHIRDLKKKELSIDLDSMEPDYEIPEEKEKVVKELKSNAKKAEKIWLASDEDREGEAISWHLCEVLGLDEAKTNRIVFHEITKPAILEAIKNPRHLDMNLVNAQQARRILDRLVGFKLSPILWRKVKPSLSAGRVQSVAVRLLVEREREIQEFKTERYYRLNAIFAIMAEDGSATEVKSELNKRFNTQEEVETFLEKCKISKFTVLCISKKPLKRTPAPPFTTSTMQQEAARKLGFTVSQTMMVAQHLYENGRITYMRTDSVNLSSLCINACKEEINKLWGKGYSNPRQYQTHSKGAQEAHEAIRPTYMSDATIEGTSQEKRLYELIWKRTAASQMSDAQIEKTIVNIKISEANEQFMSNGEVITFDGFLKVYRESLDDDDTNQDEFSHQLPIMKKGDELQRREISAIERFSQGPSRYTEASLVHKLEELGIGRPSTYAPTISTIQQREYVQKGDKKGEERKYSIYLLKGLKITQKENTEIAGSEKGKLLPTDIGIVVNDFLLQYFPEIMDYNFTANVEGKFDKIAEGKAGWGKMIKEFDKKFEPVVDKTMNIRSEHKVGERELGIDPKSNKPVFVKIGKFGPVVQIGTAEDEEKPKFAQLPSDKSMETITLEEALELFKLPRTVGEFEGSDVIIGAGRFGPYILHNKKYVSLPKTEDPMTVGLETAISLIEERREADKKRHIKSFDEDPKLEVMNGRYGPYIAYAGKNYRLPKNLHDKAAELTIDECMEIIKNTPVKKK; encoded by the coding sequence ATGCAAAAAAATCTTGTTATTGTCGAGTCGCCCGCGAAGGCCAAAACTATCGAAAAATTCTTAGGTGAAGATTATAAAGTAATGTCCAGTTACGGACATATCAGAGACCTTAAGAAAAAAGAGCTCAGCATTGATCTTGACTCTATGGAACCTGATTACGAAATTCCTGAAGAGAAGGAAAAAGTAGTTAAGGAACTTAAGAGTAATGCCAAAAAGGCCGAAAAGATCTGGTTAGCATCCGATGAGGACCGCGAGGGAGAGGCTATATCCTGGCATTTATGTGAAGTGCTTGGACTAGATGAAGCTAAGACTAATCGTATTGTTTTCCATGAAATTACTAAGCCTGCTATTCTTGAGGCAATAAAGAACCCAAGACATCTGGATATGAATTTGGTTAATGCACAACAGGCACGACGTATACTTGACAGACTTGTTGGTTTCAAGCTTTCTCCTATACTTTGGCGTAAAGTAAAACCATCTCTTTCAGCAGGTAGAGTTCAGAGTGTCGCTGTTAGACTTCTCGTTGAGCGTGAACGCGAAATACAAGAATTCAAGACAGAGAGATACTACCGACTGAATGCAATATTCGCGATAATGGCTGAAGATGGTTCTGCTACAGAGGTAAAATCAGAACTAAATAAAAGATTCAATACTCAAGAAGAAGTTGAGACATTTCTTGAAAAATGCAAGATCTCTAAGTTCACGGTTCTGTGCATAAGCAAGAAACCTCTTAAGCGAACTCCTGCACCTCCATTTACTACTAGTACCATGCAACAAGAAGCAGCACGCAAACTAGGGTTTACTGTTTCTCAAACGATGATGGTTGCACAGCACTTATACGAAAACGGACGAATTACATATATGCGTACCGACTCTGTCAATCTGTCTTCACTTTGTATAAATGCATGTAAAGAAGAAATAAATAAGTTATGGGGTAAAGGATATAGCAATCCTCGTCAATATCAAACCCATTCTAAAGGAGCACAAGAAGCCCATGAGGCAATTCGTCCTACCTATATGAGCGATGCTACGATAGAAGGAACATCACAAGAAAAGCGTCTTTATGAACTGATATGGAAACGTACTGCAGCTAGTCAGATGTCTGATGCACAAATAGAAAAGACTATTGTAAACATCAAGATAAGTGAAGCTAATGAACAGTTCATGTCGAATGGCGAAGTTATAACTTTCGACGGTTTCCTTAAAGTATATAGAGAATCTTTGGATGATGATGATACTAACCAAGACGAATTTTCACATCAACTGCCTATAATGAAGAAGGGTGATGAACTACAACGCAGGGAAATATCAGCAATAGAGCGTTTCAGTCAGGGACCTTCAAGATATACAGAGGCTAGCCTTGTGCATAAACTTGAAGAACTTGGTATTGGTCGTCCTTCTACATACGCACCGACAATCAGCACTATACAGCAGCGTGAATATGTGCAAAAAGGAGATAAGAAAGGCGAAGAGCGAAAATATAGTATATACTTGCTTAAGGGTCTTAAAATAACACAAAAAGAAAATACTGAAATAGCCGGAAGTGAAAAAGGAAAGCTTCTGCCTACAGATATTGGTATTGTTGTAAATGATTTCTTATTACAGTATTTCCCTGAAATAATGGATTACAACTTCACAGCTAATGTGGAAGGCAAATTCGATAAGATAGCAGAAGGGAAAGCCGGATGGGGGAAAATGATCAAAGAGTTTGATAAAAAGTTTGAGCCGGTAGTAGATAAGACCATGAATATTCGTTCAGAACATAAAGTTGGTGAACGTGAACTGGGTATTGATCCTAAAAGCAACAAACCTGTATTCGTAAAAATCGGTAAGTTTGGACCTGTAGTACAAATAGGCACTGCAGAAGATGAAGAGAAACCAAAGTTTGCACAATTGCCTTCTGACAAAAGCATGGAGACAATTACATTGGAAGAAGCTCTAGAGCTATTTAAATTACCTCGTACAGTAGGTGAATTTGAAGGTTCTGATGTCATAATAGGAGCCGGACGTTTCGGCCCTTATATCTTACATAATAAAAAATATGTTTCTCTGCCTAAGACAGAGGACCCTATGACAGTAGGTCTGGAGACCGCAATTTCTCTGATCGAAGAAAGAAGAGAGGCTGATAAGAAAAGGCACATTAAGTCTTTTGATGAAGATCCTAAACTTGAAGTAATGAACGGAAGATACGGACCATATATTGCATATGCAGGAAAGAATTATCGCCTTCCAAAAAATTTGCACGACAAGGCTGCAGAACTCACTATTGACGAATGTATGGAAATTATTAAAAACACTCCTGTTAAGAAGAAATAA
- the argB gene encoding acetylglutamate kinase, which yields MAEKLTIVKVGGAVVENNDQLDQLLKDFSAINGKKVLVHGGGRRATKIASSLGIESKMVNGRRITDSAMLEVVTMVYGGLVNKNLIAKLQAEGVNAIGLTGADMNVIHSHKRPVKEVDYGFVGDVDSVDGAALRSLIEAGITPVMAPLTHDGKGNILNTNADTIASETAKALAKYYDVTLIYSFEKKGVLRNPDDDESIISKITRSDFKTYVSDGTVAGGMIPKLENAFAAIDSGVKKVNITLATAIDGNHGTIIE from the coding sequence ATGGCAGAAAAACTAACAATAGTGAAAGTTGGCGGTGCTGTTGTTGAAAACAATGACCAATTAGATCAACTTCTTAAAGACTTCAGCGCAATCAATGGAAAAAAAGTACTAGTACATGGAGGAGGAAGACGCGCTACAAAGATTGCATCCAGCCTTGGTATAGAAAGCAAGATGGTTAATGGGCGCAGAATAACAGACTCGGCTATGCTTGAAGTAGTAACAATGGTATACGGGGGACTTGTCAATAAAAACCTGATAGCTAAATTACAAGCAGAGGGAGTAAACGCAATAGGGCTTACAGGAGCAGATATGAATGTCATACACTCTCATAAACGCCCTGTAAAGGAAGTAGACTACGGTTTTGTAGGTGATGTTGACAGTGTAGACGGTGCAGCCTTGCGCTCACTAATTGAAGCAGGTATAACACCTGTTATGGCACCACTAACACACGATGGTAAAGGCAATATACTTAACACAAACGCAGACACAATAGCCAGCGAAACAGCAAAAGCTCTAGCAAAGTATTATGATGTCACTCTTATTTACAGTTTTGAAAAAAAAGGTGTTTTGAGAAATCCTGATGATGATGAAAGCATCATATCAAAAATAACACGAAGTGATTTCAAAACATATGTAAGCGACGGAACTGTTGCCGGAGGAATGATACCCAAGCTTGAAAATGCCTTTGCTGCAATTGATTCAGGAGTTAAAAAAGTCAATATAACACTTGCAACAGCAATAGACGGAAATCATGGAACAATAATTGAATGA